The following proteins are co-located in the Telopea speciosissima isolate NSW1024214 ecotype Mountain lineage chromosome 9, Tspe_v1, whole genome shotgun sequence genome:
- the LOC122639503 gene encoding UDP-glycosyltransferase 83A1, translating to MGKLIPHVVVVPAPSQSHVMSLMTLSHNLADHGIKVTFVNADFIHSKLIMDPMPNKEGLKEDSQINFVSVPDGLEPEDDKRDVQKLSESIMRVMPDHLEKLIKKIQESNEYEKLTCIITDVTFWWPLQLAEKMGIRGAAFWPAGAGTLALSLHIPKLKEADIIDANGSLIKNEMIQLSPNIPGISTSELIWNCTTDKKMQKAIFEAALNANKAIKVCKWLLCNSALELEPWACELIPNIQTIGPLRSSNWQRQPSCQFWQEDSTCLNWLDQQPRRSVIYVAFGNLLFLNQCQFNELALGLEYTAHPFLWVVRPDFTDGFVTKYPDGFIDRIANHGKIVSWAPQHKVLAHPSIACFFTHCGWNSTLDAVTMGVPFLCWPNQFDQFLQKNYICDVWKVGLALNPDKNGIVSRDEIKTKLDKLLHDEDIIANSLQLMEVATKTINEGGTSFNNFGQFVEQIMQ from the exons ATGGGCAAACTTATTCCCCACGTAGTCGTTGTACCAGCTCCATCACAAAGCCATGTTATGTCCTTAATGACACTTTCCCACAATTTGGCTGATCATGGAATCAAGGTCACATTTGTGAATGCAGATTTCATACATTCCAAACTAATTATGGATCCAATGCCTAACAAGGAGGGTTTGAAGGAGGATAGTCAGATCAATTTTGTCTCAGTTCCAGATGGATTGGAACCAGAGGATGATAAAAGAGATGTTCAAAAGTTAAGTGAATCCATCATGAGGGTCATGCCTGATCATTTAGAAAAGCTGATCAAGAAAATCCAAGAGTCAAATGAGTATGAGAAGCTCACTTGTATCATTACTGATGTCACATTCTGGTGGCCATTACAGCTTGCAGAGAAGATGGGAATCAGGGGAGCTGCATTTTGGCCTGCAGGAGCAGGAACTCTTGCCTTGTCCCTTCACATTCCTAAGCTCAAAGAAGCTGATATCATTGATGCTAATG GATCACTGATAAAGAATGAGATGATCCAGTTGTCTCCGAACATACCTGGCATTAGCACCTCTGAGTTGATATGGAACTGCACAACTGATAAGAAGATGCAAAAGGCCATCTTTGAAGCAGCACTAAATGCTAATAAGGCCATTAAAGTCTGCAAGTGGCTTCTCTGCAACTCTGCTCTTGAATTGGAGCCTTGGGCCTGTGAATTAATACCAAACATCCAAACCATTGGTCCATTGCGTTCAAGTAATTGGCAGAGGCAACCTTCTTGCCAATTTTGGCAGGAAGACTCGACTTGCTTAAACTGGCTTGATCAACAACCTCGCCGATCCGTCATTTATGTTGCCTTCGGAAATCTCTTATTCTTGAACCAGTGCCAATTCAATGAACTTGCTCTTGGGCTTGAATATACTGCTCATCCATTCTTATGGGTTGTTAGACCTGATTTCACTGATGGATTTGTTACCAAATACCCAGATGGATTTATAGATAGAATAGCCAATCATGGAAAGATAGTCAGTTGGGCACCTCAACATAAGGTTCTGGCTCACCCTTCTATTGCCTGTTTCTTTACCCATTGTGGCTGGAACTCAACCTTGGATGCTGTAACCATGGGTGTTCCCTTTCTATGTTGGCCTAACCAATTTGATCAGTTCCTGCAAAAGAATTACATTTGTGATGTCTGGAAGGTTGGTTTAGCATTAAATCCTGATAAAAATGGGATTGTTTCAAGggatgaaattaaaacaaaacttGACAAATTGCTTCATGATGAAGATATAATAGCAAATTCCTTGCAGCTCATGGAAGTGGCTACAAAGACCATCAATGAAGGGGGAACTTCTTTCAATAACTTTGGGCAATTTGTTGAACAAATTATGCAATGA